A part of Caldicellulosiruptor owensensis OL genomic DNA contains:
- a CDS encoding carbohydrate ABC transporter permease, translating into MHSKSRFLQISIAAETLLHIMFWIITFACIVPLWAVISISLSDDNKIRQSGYRLWPVGLSTKSYEFVLSQGKAIWNAYGITIFVTIVGTLLCVLIVSLYAYVLYRKDFKYRKLFTFIGFFTMLINAGLVPWYIVCVNVLHLKNTIFALILPYVMNMWYVLIFRTYLSMSLPDSIIESAKIDGAGEFTTFFRIVIPLVKPGLATIALFAAITYWNDWWLPFMLIENEKLYNLQYMMYRVQQKIQYLAEIAGKLGASGIVPADLPTESARMAMAVLGMGPIVLAYPFFQRYFVKGLTIGAIKG; encoded by the coding sequence ATGCATTCAAAAAGCAGGTTTTTGCAAATATCTATTGCAGCAGAGACGTTATTGCACATCATGTTTTGGATTATAACATTTGCATGTATAGTTCCGCTCTGGGCTGTTATATCAATTTCCCTTAGCGATGACAATAAGATAAGGCAAAGTGGATATAGATTATGGCCAGTTGGTTTGAGTACTAAGTCATATGAGTTTGTCTTATCGCAGGGTAAAGCTATATGGAATGCTTACGGTATTACCATATTTGTAACAATTGTTGGCACACTTTTATGTGTACTTATTGTTTCATTGTATGCTTATGTTCTTTACAGGAAAGATTTTAAATACAGAAAACTATTTACATTTATAGGCTTTTTCACAATGCTAATCAATGCTGGACTTGTTCCATGGTATATAGTATGTGTAAATGTTCTTCACCTAAAAAATACAATATTTGCACTGATTTTACCTTATGTAATGAATATGTGGTACGTATTGATTTTCAGGACATATCTTTCAATGTCTTTGCCCGACTCCATAATAGAATCAGCTAAAATTGATGGTGCAGGGGAGTTTACAACTTTTTTCAGAATTGTTATACCGCTTGTAAAACCTGGACTTGCAACAATTGCTCTGTTTGCAGCTATCACATACTGGAATGATTGGTGGCTTCCGTTCATGCTAATTGAAAATGAGAAACTTTATAACCTTCAATACATGATGTACAGAGTTCAACAAAAAATCCAGTATTTAGCAGAAATTGCGGGAAAACTTGGGGCATCGGGTATTGTTCCTGCTGATTTGCCGACAGAGTCTGCGCGAATGGCAATGGCTGTTTTGGGTATGGGTCCTATAGTATTGGCTTATCCATTTTTCCAACGCTATTTTGTAAAAGGTCTTACTATTGGTGCTATTAAAGGGTGA
- the aspS gene encoding aspartate--tRNA ligase, translating to MESIKGFKRTKYCGEVSLEDVGKEVVLTGWVDTRRDLGGIIFVDLRDRTGIVQVVFDEKMGEELLDKADSLRSEYCIGVRGVVEKRPPETINPKIKTGEVEVRAKELRIFSKSETPPFPIEEGINVNEAVRLKYRYLDLRRPDMQRNLMFRHKLYQVVRNFLSQNGFIEIETPMLTKSTPEGARDYLVPSRIFPGKFFALPQSPQLFKQLLMVAGFDRYFQIVKCFRDEDLRADRQPEFTQIDIEMSFVDVDDVIEINEKLLQTIFGEMLGIDLKLPLPRLTYKEAMERFGSDKPDTRFGMELVNLTDVAKNCEFKVFADAANKGGSVRAINAKGCAAIFSRREIDALVEYAKNFGAKGLAWIAVESDGLKSPIVKFLKEEEINEILKRLGAEVGDLLLFSADKDEIVFDVLGNIRLEIARKLNLLDKSKFNLLWVTEFPLFEYSEEEGRYVAKHHPFTSPMDEDIEFLETDPAKVRSKAYDIVLNGTEIGGGSIRIHSPEIQKRMFKALGFTEEKAQDRFGFLLEAFKFGTPPHGGIAYGFDRLCMLLLGLDSIRDTIAFPKVKDSSCPLTDAPSEVEPKQLRELHIKVDVVR from the coding sequence GTGGAAAGTATTAAGGGCTTTAAAAGAACAAAATACTGTGGAGAAGTGTCGCTTGAGGATGTTGGAAAAGAGGTTGTACTAACAGGTTGGGTTGATACAAGACGCGACCTTGGAGGAATAATATTTGTAGATTTGAGAGACAGAACCGGAATTGTTCAGGTTGTGTTTGACGAGAAAATGGGTGAAGAGCTTTTAGACAAGGCTGATTCACTCAGGAGTGAATACTGTATTGGGGTCAGGGGAGTTGTTGAAAAAAGACCACCTGAGACAATAAACCCTAAAATCAAAACTGGTGAGGTTGAGGTAAGGGCAAAAGAGCTCAGGATATTTAGCAAGTCCGAAACACCGCCATTTCCAATTGAAGAAGGGATAAATGTAAATGAAGCTGTACGGCTAAAGTATAGATACCTTGATCTCAGAAGACCTGATATGCAAAGAAACTTAATGTTTAGGCACAAACTTTACCAGGTGGTTAGAAACTTCTTATCCCAAAATGGTTTTATCGAAATAGAAACTCCCATGCTCACAAAATCAACCCCAGAGGGTGCAAGAGATTATTTGGTTCCAAGTAGAATTTTTCCTGGCAAGTTCTTTGCGCTGCCGCAGTCACCACAGCTTTTTAAGCAGCTTTTGATGGTTGCAGGATTTGATAGGTATTTTCAGATTGTAAAGTGCTTTAGAGACGAGGATTTGCGAGCAGACAGACAACCTGAGTTTACCCAGATAGACATTGAGATGTCATTTGTTGATGTTGATGATGTTATTGAGATAAATGAAAAACTACTACAGACCATTTTTGGAGAGATGCTGGGGATAGACTTAAAACTTCCTTTACCAAGACTTACTTACAAGGAAGCAATGGAAAGATTTGGTTCGGACAAGCCTGACACCCGTTTTGGAATGGAGCTTGTAAACCTCACTGATGTTGCAAAAAATTGCGAGTTCAAAGTTTTTGCAGATGCAGCAAACAAAGGCGGATCTGTCCGAGCAATAAATGCAAAGGGATGTGCGGCTATATTTTCAAGGCGTGAGATAGACGCCTTGGTTGAGTATGCTAAGAATTTTGGGGCAAAAGGACTTGCTTGGATAGCAGTTGAAAGTGATGGGTTAAAATCGCCAATTGTTAAGTTTTTAAAGGAAGAAGAGATAAATGAGATTCTAAAAAGACTTGGTGCAGAAGTTGGGGACCTTCTTTTGTTCTCAGCAGACAAAGACGAGATTGTATTTGACGTTCTTGGAAATATCAGACTTGAGATTGCAAGGAAATTAAACCTTCTTGATAAGTCCAAATTCAATCTATTGTGGGTAACCGAATTTCCTCTATTTGAGTACTCAGAAGAAGAAGGAAGGTATGTAGCAAAACACCATCCATTTACATCGCCTATGGACGAAGATATAGAGTTTTTGGAGACAGACCCGGCAAAAGTCAGGTCAAAAGCGTATGACATTGTTTTAAATGGAACAGAGATTGGTGGTGGCTCTATCAGAATTCACTCACCTGAAATTCAAAAAAGAATGTTCAAAGCACTGGGATTTACAGAGGAAAAGGCACAGGACAGGTTTGGCTTTTTACTTGAAGCATTCAAGTTTGGTACTCCACCGCATGGTGGTATAGCTTATGGATTTGATAGGCTTTGCATGCTGCTTTTAGGTTTGGATTCTATCAGAGACACAATTGCATTCCCCAAGGTAAAAGATTCTTCATGTCCGCTCACAGATGCGCCATCAGAGGTTGAACCAAAACAGCTTCGTGAACTTCATATAAAAGTTGATGTTGTACGATAA
- a CDS encoding cellulase family glycosylhydrolase encodes MKKIILKSCVLLLMAIFTISILQILNVFAQSMPYEKEEYPHLLGNQAVKKPSVAGRLQIIEKDGKKYLADQKGKIIQLRGMSTHGLQWYGDIINKNAFEALSKDWECNVVRLAMYVGEGGYASNPNLKEKVIEGIKLAIENDMYVIVDWHVLNPGDPNAEIYKGAKDFFKEIATSFPNDYHIIYELCNEPNSNEPGVENSLDGWKKVKAYAQSIIKMLRSMGNQNIIIVGSPNWSQRPDFAIQDPINDKNVMYSVHFYSGTHKVDGYVFENMKKAFENGVPIFVSEWGTSLASGDGGPYLDEADKWLEYLNANYISWVNWSLSNKNETSAAFVPYISGMHDATSLDPGDDKMWDIKELSISGEYVRARIKGVTYEPVRRDIGMKCPFKDVSEDNIFYEHVVKLYSKGIIKGTSSSKYLPDKNITRAEFAALCVRALNLEIEKYDGSFSDVKSDTWYSDVVYTAYKNGLFGQEKNRFFPERIMKREETAALAIEVYKRLTGKIEVDTDDIQIADEELIDPQYRESVKLAVQLGIIDLVSDGTFAPDKSVSRGEAATIMYNILNLSGKL; translated from the coding sequence ATGAAGAAAATTATTTTAAAATCATGTGTACTCCTTTTGATGGCTATTTTTACTATTTCTATATTACAGATTTTGAATGTATTTGCTCAGAGTATGCCTTATGAAAAGGAAGAATATCCCCACCTTCTTGGTAACCAAGCGGTAAAAAAACCATCAGTTGCTGGCAGGCTCCAGATTATTGAAAAGGACGGTAAAAAGTATTTAGCTGACCAGAAAGGCAAAATAATTCAGCTTCGTGGTATGAGTACGCATGGACTTCAGTGGTATGGTGATATTATAAACAAAAATGCATTTGAGGCTCTTTCGAAAGATTGGGAGTGCAATGTTGTAAGGCTTGCGATGTATGTGGGCGAAGGTGGCTATGCTTCAAATCCAAACCTTAAAGAAAAAGTTATAGAGGGGATTAAACTTGCAATTGAAAATGACATGTATGTGATTGTTGACTGGCATGTGTTAAATCCCGGCGACCCGAATGCTGAAATTTATAAAGGGGCAAAAGACTTTTTCAAGGAGATAGCTACAAGTTTTCCCAATGACTATCACATAATATATGAACTTTGTAATGAACCGAATTCAAATGAGCCGGGAGTAGAAAATAGCTTGGATGGTTGGAAAAAGGTAAAGGCTTATGCGCAGTCCATCATAAAAATGCTCAGAAGCATGGGGAATCAGAACATTATAATTGTAGGTTCGCCCAATTGGAGCCAGAGACCTGACTTTGCAATTCAAGACCCTATAAACGACAAAAATGTTATGTATTCAGTTCATTTTTATTCTGGTACTCACAAGGTTGATGGGTATGTTTTTGAAAACATGAAAAAGGCATTTGAAAATGGTGTGCCAATTTTTGTAAGTGAATGGGGAACAAGTTTGGCAAGCGGTGATGGTGGACCATATCTTGATGAGGCGGATAAGTGGCTTGAGTATTTAAATGCAAACTATATCAGCTGGGTGAACTGGTCACTGTCAAACAAAAATGAAACATCAGCTGCTTTTGTCCCGTATATTAGTGGCATGCATGATGCCACATCACTTGATCCTGGCGATGATAAGATGTGGGATATAAAAGAGCTGAGTATATCTGGAGAGTATGTTAGAGCAAGGATAAAAGGAGTGACATATGAGCCAGTAAGAAGAGATATAGGAATGAAATGCCCATTTAAGGATGTTAGTGAAGACAATATTTTTTATGAACATGTAGTTAAGCTTTACTCCAAAGGAATTATAAAAGGGACTTCATCTTCCAAGTATTTGCCTGATAAAAACATTACAAGGGCTGAATTTGCTGCACTGTGTGTCAGGGCATTGAATCTGGAAATAGAAAAGTATGATGGAAGTTTTTCTGATGTAAAAAGTGACACCTGGTATTCGGATGTGGTTTATACGGCGTATAAAAACGGTTTGTTTGGACAGGAGAAAAATAGGTTCTTTCCTGAAAGGATTATGAAAAGAGAAGAAACAGCAGCTTTGGCAATTGAAGTGTACAAGAGATTGACAGGTAAAATAGAAGTTGACACAGATGATATTCAAATTGCCGATGAAGAGCTTATAGACCCTCAATACAGAGAAAGTGTGAAATTAGCTGTTCAACTTGGTATTATTGACCTGGTTTCGGATGGTACCTTTGCGCCAGATAAAAGTGTTTCAAGAGGTGAGGCAGCAACAATTATGTATAACATATTAAACCTATCTGGTAAACTGTGA
- the crcB gene encoding fluoride efflux transporter CrcB: MNYLIVGIGGVIGAILRYTIGKIFREVMDRDHPVSTLFINVIGSFLIGYLSTKHLSGEYKLFLMTGLLGGFTTYSTFMLETSRYIKREKHMKAFIYVFISIIFGILAAGVGIWIANFI; encoded by the coding sequence ATGAACTATCTCATTGTTGGAATTGGTGGAGTAATTGGAGCAATCTTGAGATATACAATTGGAAAAATATTTAGAGAAGTAATGGACAGAGACCATCCTGTTTCTACATTATTTATAAACGTGATTGGGAGTTTTTTAATAGGATATTTGTCAACAAAACATCTTTCGGGTGAATACAAACTTTTTCTGATGACTGGTCTTCTTGGGGGATTTACAACATACTCTACATTTATGCTTGAAACATCAAGGTATATAAAGAGAGAAAAACATATGAAAGCTTTTATTTATGTATTTATTTCTATCATCTTTGGAATACTCGCGGCTGGTGTGGGTATTTGGATAGCAAACTTTATATAA
- a CDS encoding ABC transporter substrate-binding protein produces MKDTFNRKHILSIGFFVPLVATLVLIIVFILNTQKTVEENIIIENKELEVNTKIRFLSSWGGSDPYADTLSFVLQKFQEENPGVTIINESLFGDDFLIKLQTDFASGNPPDVFGLFPGSVRDILIQRNQIANLTETLKKDIKWYNSFYKNMWKYVTFNGKIYGVPLETIVECLFVNKDLFEKYNLQVPQTYDELIKICKILKSKGIIPIAFNAQPEGTYIYQNIIVSIGTKYDIENPLKRGRFTSPYIKALDYLKELYNAGAFPDNYYSLTSKQRNDLFLTKKAAMIVQGSWFIPKCDPRTVDIYFFPQINSTVKKHLIYGLGGGTFYISNQAWQDNSKRTWAIKLLKYLTSEKIARIFVERTGLISNVKINNPPNVKNPLRSKVEGLIKLADELIAPPDHFVDRMVWEEVITKNIPYYLQGKISSGLFWEKALKVWEENKKKLGE; encoded by the coding sequence ATGAAAGATACATTCAATAGAAAACATATATTATCAATAGGTTTTTTTGTACCTCTTGTGGCTACTCTTGTCCTTATAATTGTATTCATTTTGAATACACAAAAAACAGTAGAAGAAAATATAATTATTGAAAATAAGGAATTAGAGGTTAACACAAAAATAAGATTTTTAAGCTCGTGGGGTGGAAGCGATCCTTATGCTGATACGCTTTCGTTTGTATTGCAAAAGTTTCAAGAGGAAAATCCTGGTGTAACCATTATAAATGAATCCTTGTTTGGTGATGATTTTCTGATAAAACTTCAGACAGACTTTGCATCTGGTAATCCACCAGATGTTTTTGGTCTTTTTCCGGGTTCTGTTCGAGATATTCTAATACAAAGGAATCAAATAGCCAATTTAACAGAAACATTAAAAAAAGATATAAAATGGTATAACAGTTTTTATAAAAATATGTGGAAGTATGTAACTTTCAATGGAAAGATTTATGGTGTTCCACTTGAAACAATAGTTGAATGTCTTTTTGTAAATAAAGATCTCTTTGAAAAGTACAATTTACAGGTTCCACAAACTTATGACGAACTTATTAAGATATGTAAAATATTAAAAAGCAAAGGTATAATCCCAATAGCCTTCAATGCCCAGCCAGAGGGAACATATATATATCAAAACATTATTGTGTCAATTGGAACAAAGTATGATATCGAAAATCCGCTCAAGAGAGGAAGGTTTACTTCACCTTACATAAAAGCCCTTGACTATTTAAAAGAACTTTACAATGCAGGCGCATTTCCAGATAATTACTATTCACTTACAAGTAAACAACGAAATGATTTGTTTTTGACAAAGAAAGCGGCAATGATTGTTCAGGGTTCATGGTTTATTCCAAAGTGTGACCCCCGGACAGTTGATATATATTTTTTTCCACAGATAAACAGTACAGTGAAAAAACATTTAATTTATGGTCTTGGTGGAGGGACGTTTTATATCAGCAATCAAGCATGGCAAGATAACTCAAAAAGAACCTGGGCAATAAAACTTTTAAAATATTTGACCTCTGAAAAAATTGCAAGAATATTTGTTGAAAGAACGGGGCTAATTTCAAATGTAAAGATAAATAACCCTCCCAATGTCAAAAATCCTTTGCGTTCAAAGGTAGAAGGACTGATAAAATTGGCCGATGAACTTATTGCACCTCCTGACCATTTTGTTGACAGAATGGTTTGGGAAGAAGTTATAACTAAAAATATACCTTATTATCTGCAAGGTAAAATTTCTTCAGGATTATTTTGGGAAAAAGCGCTCAAAGTATGGGAAGAGAATAAGAAGAAACTGGGTGAATGA
- the crcB gene encoding fluoride efflux transporter CrcB, whose protein sequence is MKNIVAIAIGAFCGAVCRFFISQLNLGSFPFATLFINVVGSFVLCFVAEITVEHLKISTALRHMITTGFISSFTTFSTFALEIVRFLMKGEFTVAIAYPLLSIVLGLLASIFGFELARAISERQQKEEYEVA, encoded by the coding sequence TGGTGCTGTTTGTAGATTTTTTATATCTCAGCTGAACCTTGGCAGTTTTCCTTTTGCAACACTTTTTATAAACGTTGTTGGCAGTTTTGTTTTATGCTTTGTTGCAGAGATAACGGTAGAACACCTAAAGATTTCAACTGCCTTAAGACACATGATAACAACAGGTTTTATAAGCAGCTTTACGACCTTTTCTACATTTGCACTTGAAATTGTGAGGTTTTTAATGAAAGGAGAATTTACAGTTGCGATTGCCTATCCTCTTTTATCCATTGTACTTGGGCTTTTAGCTTCAATTTTTGGCTTTGAACTTGCAAGAGCTATTTCAGAAAGACAGCAAAAAGAGGAGTATGAGGTAGCATGA
- a CDS encoding ABC transporter permease, with translation MANGQRTYRSEFLREFNKNFPLFLMALPGVVLLIAFCYLPLFGLIIAFKDVHYDVGILKSPWVGLKNFEFLFKTPDAFIITRNTLLYNFAFIVFGNLAAIATAIALSEMRARFMAKFYQSVMFLPYFLSWVVVAYMAFAFLSIDLGILNTMILPKLGLQPIAWYFETKPWPVILILANLWKYTGYNAVIYLAAITGIDPEYYEAALIDGASKWQQIKHITVPLLSPLVVVLVLLGIGRIFYADFGLFYQLPMNSGALFDVTNVIDTYVYRTLMGMNDIGMASAASFYQSIMGFILVLTSNLIVRRLDPEKALF, from the coding sequence ATGGCAAACGGTCAGCGCACATATCGAAGCGAGTTTTTGAGAGAATTTAACAAGAACTTTCCTCTGTTTTTAATGGCACTGCCGGGGGTTGTTCTTTTGATAGCATTTTGTTACTTACCTCTGTTTGGACTTATCATTGCATTCAAAGATGTGCACTATGATGTGGGTATACTCAAAAGTCCGTGGGTGGGTCTGAAGAATTTTGAGTTTCTTTTCAAAACACCTGATGCTTTTATTATTACAAGAAACACCCTTCTTTATAACTTTGCATTTATAGTCTTTGGGAACTTGGCGGCAATTGCAACGGCTATTGCGTTGAGTGAAATGAGAGCAAGATTTATGGCAAAGTTCTATCAGTCAGTAATGTTTTTACCATACTTTTTATCGTGGGTTGTTGTTGCATATATGGCATTTGCATTTTTAAGTATAGACTTGGGGATTCTCAACACAATGATTCTTCCGAAGCTGGGCTTGCAGCCAATTGCCTGGTATTTTGAAACAAAACCGTGGCCTGTGATATTGATACTTGCAAATCTGTGGAAATATACAGGTTACAATGCAGTCATATATTTAGCAGCAATTACAGGAATTGACCCTGAATATTATGAAGCTGCTTTGATTGATGGTGCATCAAAATGGCAGCAGATTAAACACATAACAGTTCCGCTTTTATCCCCGCTTGTTGTTGTGCTTGTTCTTTTAGGTATTGGTAGAATCTTTTATGCAGACTTTGGACTTTTTTATCAGCTTCCAATGAACAGCGGTGCTCTTTTTGATGTCACAAATGTTATTGACACTTATGTTTATAGGACTCTCATGGGCATGAACGATATAGGAATGGCATCTGCCGCAAGCTTTTATCAATCAATAATGGGATTTATTCTGGTGCTCACATCCAATCTCATCGTTCGCAGACTTGACCCGGAAAAAGCACTGTTTTAA
- a CDS encoding ABC transporter substrate-binding protein, translating to MKLKKFFVVMLVVAFVLTSVIGVVTGFGASSSKLPYVKLTWYVIGTPQKDWDLINQKVNEYIKPKLNAEIKMTMFDWGEYNDKLQTKIAAGEPFDICFTAIWTNNYRTNVAKGAFLPLNKPGNDLLSKYAPKTKKLLGDDFINGASINGILYAIPANKEKAHNWGFIVRMDLVKKYKLDDMFKKVKKLEDLEPYLKVIKQKEPGIYPLGAYAGESPRFLLDWDKVVDDDVPVSLYPNNNSTKIVNELEQPNTKALFKTVRKYYLAGYIRKDASSVTDWMSDLKAGKVFVMPQSLKPGKDAEMSISTGYQWKQIDITPPVMSTRECIGSMQAINAKSKNPERALMFLELFNTDKYLNNLVNFGIEGQHYVFKDKAKGIIAPGPKAKDYSPGLGWMFGNQFINYIYENEDPNKWKNFEEYNKKALPLLSLGFNFDDSKVKTQVAACKSVWKQYIPMLETGSVDPDKYIPEAIEKFKRAGVDIIIKEAQKQYDDFLKKTGRKK from the coding sequence GTGAAGCTCAAGAAATTTTTTGTAGTGATGCTTGTTGTGGCTTTTGTGCTCACAAGCGTAATTGGTGTTGTCACTGGGTTTGGTGCATCTTCTTCAAAGCTTCCTTATGTTAAGCTTACTTGGTATGTCATTGGAACTCCACAAAAAGACTGGGATTTAATCAATCAAAAGGTTAATGAGTACATCAAACCAAAGCTCAATGCTGAAATTAAAATGACAATGTTTGACTGGGGCGAGTACAATGATAAGCTCCAGACAAAGATTGCAGCAGGTGAGCCGTTTGACATCTGTTTTACTGCAATCTGGACAAACAACTACAGAACAAACGTGGCAAAAGGAGCATTCTTGCCACTCAACAAACCAGGAAATGACCTTCTTTCAAAGTATGCGCCAAAGACTAAAAAACTTCTTGGTGATGATTTTATAAATGGTGCGTCAATCAATGGCATTTTATATGCAATTCCAGCAAACAAAGAAAAAGCTCATAACTGGGGATTCATTGTAAGAATGGATTTAGTAAAGAAGTATAAGTTAGATGATATGTTCAAGAAAGTCAAAAAGTTAGAAGATTTAGAGCCATATCTCAAGGTAATTAAACAAAAAGAGCCAGGTATATATCCGCTTGGAGCGTATGCTGGTGAGTCGCCAAGATTTCTTTTGGATTGGGATAAAGTTGTAGATGACGACGTTCCTGTTTCACTTTATCCAAATAATAACAGTACGAAAATTGTAAATGAGCTTGAACAGCCTAATACAAAAGCTCTCTTTAAGACAGTCAGAAAATATTACTTGGCAGGCTACATCAGAAAAGATGCATCAAGTGTAACAGACTGGATGTCTGATTTGAAAGCAGGTAAAGTTTTTGTAATGCCACAGTCTCTCAAGCCTGGCAAAGATGCTGAAATGTCAATTTCAACAGGATACCAGTGGAAACAGATAGATATAACACCACCTGTTATGTCAACAAGAGAATGTATTGGTTCAATGCAGGCAATCAATGCAAAATCTAAAAATCCAGAAAGAGCTTTGATGTTCCTTGAACTTTTCAATACAGACAAATATCTCAACAACCTTGTAAACTTTGGTATTGAAGGTCAACACTATGTATTTAAAGACAAAGCAAAAGGCATCATTGCTCCAGGACCAAAAGCAAAAGATTATAGCCCTGGTCTTGGTTGGATGTTCGGTAATCAGTTTATAAACTATATCTATGAAAATGAAGATCCAAACAAGTGGAAAAACTTTGAAGAGTATAACAAAAAAGCACTCCCACTTCTGAGCCTTGGATTCAATTTTGATGATTCAAAAGTGAAAACTCAAGTTGCAGCGTGCAAGAGCGTATGGAAGCAGTATATTCCAATGCTTGAGACCGGCAGTGTTGATCCTGATAAATATATTCCAGAAGCTATTGAAAAATTCAAACGAGCAGGTGTTGACATTATTATAAAAGAAGCGCAAAAGCAATATGATGATTTCCTGAAAAAAACAGGGAGAAAAAAGTAG
- the hisS gene encoding histidine--tRNA ligase yields the protein MKIQAPKGTKDVLPEESYMWQYVENKFREICKLYGYQEVRFPTFEYTEVFQRGVGETTDIVQKEMYTFLDKGGRSITLRPEGTASTARLFIEHGFASRPMPQRFFYIISAFRYENTQGGRFREFHQFGIENFGSSSPVTDAEVISLAYNFFTSIGLDNITVNINSIGCPVCRKEYMKNLKEYFSANLYKLCTTCHQRFDKNPMRILDCKEENCKLIAKDAPKPIDYLCDDCKNHFEKVKTYLDSAMVAYKVDPFIVRGLDYYTRTVFEVVVTVLDKELAICGGGRYDNLIEQIGGPSIAGIGFAIGVERLLMLLEQNGLLPAKPQIPEVFVAVVGDNSIKKAFEIANKLRFEGISTVIEEMSRSLKSQMKYADKIGCQFSIIIGDDEIAKGVCKIRNMRTSSEEIVEIKNACHYLKKQLQK from the coding sequence ATGAAAATCCAAGCACCAAAAGGAACAAAGGATGTGCTACCAGAGGAAAGTTATATGTGGCAATATGTTGAGAATAAATTCAGAGAGATTTGCAAGCTTTATGGATATCAGGAAGTTAGATTTCCCACATTTGAATACACAGAGGTTTTCCAGAGGGGAGTTGGCGAGACTACTGATATTGTTCAAAAAGAGATGTATACCTTTTTGGACAAGGGTGGAAGGAGTATTACTTTAAGACCAGAAGGGACAGCATCCACAGCAAGACTATTTATTGAACATGGTTTTGCCTCACGTCCAATGCCTCAGAGATTTTTCTACATTATTTCAGCTTTCAGATATGAAAACACACAGGGTGGTAGATTTAGGGAGTTTCACCAGTTTGGAATTGAAAATTTTGGTTCTTCTTCACCTGTTACAGATGCCGAGGTAATTTCGCTTGCTTACAATTTTTTTACGAGTATTGGACTTGACAATATTACAGTTAATATCAACAGCATTGGGTGCCCTGTGTGCAGAAAAGAGTATATGAAAAATTTAAAAGAATATTTTTCAGCAAACTTATACAAGCTTTGTACCACCTGCCACCAGAGATTTGATAAAAATCCTATGAGAATTTTAGATTGCAAGGAAGAAAATTGTAAGCTGATTGCAAAAGACGCGCCAAAACCAATTGATTATCTTTGTGATGATTGCAAAAACCATTTTGAAAAGGTAAAAACTTACTTGGATTCAGCTATGGTTGCTTACAAGGTTGACCCATTTATTGTTCGCGGCTTGGACTACTACACCAGAACGGTTTTTGAGGTTGTGGTTACAGTTTTGGATAAAGAGCTTGCAATTTGCGGCGGTGGAAGATATGACAATTTAATAGAACAAATAGGAGGACCGTCTATTGCTGGAATTGGTTTTGCGATAGGAGTTGAGAGGCTTTTGATGCTACTTGAACAAAACGGGCTTCTTCCGGCAAAACCACAAATTCCAGAAGTGTTTGTGGCAGTTGTAGGAGACAATAGTATCAAGAAGGCTTTTGAAATTGCAAATAAGCTCAGATTTGAAGGAATTTCAACTGTAATTGAAGAGATGTCAAGAAGTTTAAAATCCCAGATGAAATATGCCGACAAGATAGGCTGCCAGTTTTCTATAATCATTGGAGATGACGAAATTGCAAAAGGTGTTTGCAAAATTAGAAATATGAGGACATCTTCAGAGGAGATAGTTGAAATAAAAAATGCTTGCCACTATTTGAAAAAACAACTTCAAAAATAA